A section of the Bacteroidia bacterium genome encodes:
- a CDS encoding polysaccharide deacetylase family protein, which translates to MSSSLTIFTDCDGPRLRYVAQVIFHFHLNVEYRILQLGTNANPGEATLYYSKDKPAEDQLYIPASGFLAASKIEVIETPVLWQNAVPLLFPLAGTGESAFDLFSAVFWCLSRYEEYLPHQADEHGRFQPKSSLASREGFLQLPVVDIWISMLRDRLLKHFPALNLEAPQSEFVPTIDVDQAFSIKGKGLIRTAGGMVRDLLKNPANVSNRLKVLAGLKPDPYDNFDYLDHQFEKYRLRPVFFVQVGKTGKFDKNLDPQSTQMRKILSRLNKYQVGLHPSYRSHNEPRILKQEKEQLEVLLQKPVRMSRQHFLRMKLPETCRELAAAGIEEDYTMGYAAETGFRAGTAKPFPFYDLEKEKQEKLMIHPFCVMDVTCRHYLELTPAQASERVQMLMQQVQRSGGTFISLWHNETLSETGIWSRWRKIFETMLAEGSAMNHRK; encoded by the coding sequence TTGTCATCCTCTCTTACCATTTTTACTGATTGTGACGGCCCCAGGTTGCGCTATGTAGCGCAGGTCATATTTCATTTTCATCTTAATGTGGAATATCGCATCCTGCAATTGGGCACTAATGCCAATCCCGGGGAGGCAACCCTTTATTATTCAAAAGATAAACCTGCGGAAGACCAGCTTTACATTCCGGCCTCCGGATTTTTAGCAGCAAGCAAAATTGAAGTTATTGAAACGCCTGTTCTGTGGCAAAACGCAGTGCCGCTTCTTTTTCCTTTGGCCGGAACCGGTGAGTCTGCTTTCGATCTTTTCTCGGCTGTGTTCTGGTGTCTCAGCCGTTACGAAGAATATTTACCCCACCAGGCAGATGAGCATGGACGCTTCCAGCCGAAAAGCTCGCTGGCCTCCAGGGAAGGTTTTCTTCAGTTGCCCGTGGTGGACATCTGGATTTCCATGCTGCGCGACAGGCTGCTGAAGCATTTTCCAGCGCTAAATCTTGAAGCACCGCAATCTGAATTTGTGCCCACAATTGATGTAGATCAGGCATTTTCGATCAAAGGAAAAGGATTAATCCGGACAGCAGGCGGCATGGTACGCGACCTGCTGAAAAATCCGGCAAACGTTTCGAATCGCTTGAAAGTGCTGGCCGGCCTCAAACCCGATCCTTATGACAATTTTGACTACCTCGACCATCAGTTTGAAAAATACCGGCTCCGGCCTGTTTTCTTTGTACAGGTGGGCAAGACCGGGAAGTTTGACAAAAACCTGGATCCGCAGAGTACACAAATGCGGAAAATCCTTTCCCGGCTCAATAAGTACCAGGTTGGCCTCCATCCTTCTTATCGCTCACACAATGAACCTAGGATCCTGAAGCAGGAAAAAGAGCAGCTTGAAGTATTGCTGCAAAAACCTGTGCGGATGAGCCGCCAGCACTTCCTCAGAATGAAATTGCCCGAAACCTGCCGTGAACTGGCGGCTGCCGGAATTGAGGAGGATTACACGATGGGCTACGCGGCAGAAACCGGTTTCCGGGCAGGGACAGCCAAACCTTTTCCCTTTTATGATCTTGAAAAAGAAAAACAGGAAAAGCTGATGATCCATCCTTTCTGCGTAATGGACGTAACCTGCAGGCATTATCTGGAACTGACCCCAGCACAGGCCAGCGAACGGGTGCAGATGCTGATGCAGCAGGTACAGCGATCAGGCGGCACTTTCATCAGCCTTTGGCACAATGAGACGTTGAGTGAAACAGGTATATGGAGCCGCTGGAGAAAGATATTCGAAACCATGCTCGCTGAAGGCTCAGCAATGAACCACCGGAAATGA
- a CDS encoding class I SAM-dependent methyltransferase, whose translation MQINTNRWNRFRYALYSPLYDFVVGSFTQPMRKKSLANLHLPPGSKILLIGAGTGLDLPYLPEHLAVTAIDITPAMLHKLQRKAKRLNLQVETHLMDGHHLHFPDAIFDAVVLHFIIAVIPDPVACIREAERVLKPGGTVFILDKFLPDHAQPNLFRRIMNPLANLVATDINRRAGEILAKTNLVQIAEVPMAFNGTFKSVKAKKPE comes from the coding sequence ATGCAAATCAACACCAATCGGTGGAACCGCTTTCGGTACGCGTTGTATTCTCCGCTTTATGATTTTGTGGTTGGCAGCTTCACCCAACCCATGCGCAAAAAGTCGCTGGCAAACCTGCACTTGCCGCCTGGCAGCAAAATTCTCCTGATCGGGGCCGGAACAGGGCTCGACCTGCCTTACCTTCCTGAACATCTTGCCGTCACCGCAATTGACATCACGCCCGCCATGCTGCACAAACTCCAGCGCAAGGCAAAGCGACTGAACCTGCAGGTTGAAACGCACCTGATGGACGGACATCACCTCCATTTTCCTGATGCCATTTTCGATGCCGTGGTGTTGCACTTCATTATTGCGGTGATTCCCGATCCTGTTGCCTGCATCCGCGAGGCTGAAAGGGTTTTGAAACCGGGCGGAACAGTATTCATTCTGGACAAATTTCTGCCCGACCATGCCCAGCCGAATCTTTTTAGAAGAATCATGAATCCTTTGGCAAATCTTGTCGCCACGGACATCAATCGCAGAGCAGGCGAGATTTTAGCGAAAACCAATTTAGTTCAGATTGCAGAAGTTCCGATGGCTTTCAATGGCACCTTCAAATCTGTGAAGGCGAAAAAACCTGAATAA
- a CDS encoding EVE domain-containing protein produces MNYWLLKSEPDTYSWDDLVRENRTMWEGVRNYQARNNLQEMKLGDLAFFYHSFDKEIVGICKVVKEHFPDPTADDEKWVVVEVEPVKPVNRKVSLKEIKAEAKLKDLKLVTHSRLSVAEVSEAHFKHILKMTETKI; encoded by the coding sequence ATGAATTACTGGCTTTTAAAATCAGAACCTGATACTTACTCCTGGGATGATCTTGTCCGTGAAAACCGGACGATGTGGGAAGGAGTACGAAATTATCAGGCAAGAAATAATTTGCAGGAAATGAAGTTGGGCGACCTTGCCTTTTTCTACCATAGCTTTGATAAAGAGATTGTCGGAATTTGCAAAGTGGTAAAGGAACATTTTCCTGATCCTACAGCAGACGATGAAAAATGGGTGGTTGTGGAAGTGGAACCGGTAAAGCCCGTGAATCGTAAGGTTTCCCTCAAGGAAATTAAGGCAGAGGCAAAGCTAAAAGACCTGAAGTTGGTAACGCATAGCAGGCTTTCAGTAGCGGAAGTTTCGGAAGCTCATTTTAAGCATATCCTGAAAATGACGGAAACAAAGATTTGA
- the gyrB gene encoding DNA topoisomerase (ATP-hydrolyzing) subunit B: protein MSEKSNSYSAENIQVLEGLEAVRKRPAMYIGDVGNRGLHHLVYEVVDNSIDEAMGGYCDDIRVIIHPDNSVTVTDNGRGIPVEMHKKENRSALEVVMTVLHAGGKFDKDTYKVSGGLHGVGVSCVNALSSHLTAEIHRNGKKYIQEFEKGKPLYSVKEIEDSEKTGTIITFTADNGIFNSVVFKYETLASRLRELSFLNKGVRLSITDEREPDDEGKPRHEDFYSELGLIEFLQYLDGNRETLTVEPMYFEGVKNEVPIEIAFQYNTSFSENMHSYVNNINTVEGGTHIAGFRRALTRTLKNYAEKEGHLSKVKFEISGDDFREGLTGVISIKVAEPQFEGQTKTKLGNSDVMGAVDGFVSEHLNNFLEEHPKEGRMIINKVVLAATARHAARKAREMVQRKNAFSGLNLPGKLADCSSKDPSISEIYLVEGESAGGTAKQGRDRVFQAILPLKGKILNVEKAMEYKIYENEEIKNMFTALGITIGTEEDEKALNLSRLRYHKIIIMTDADVDGSHIRTLVLTLFFRYMQDLIKGGYLYIATPPFYLVRKGKEEVYCWTDEERDQAIAQLSGENQRTSVSVQRYKGLGEMNAEQLWQTTMNPEFRTLRQVTIESAAESDHIFSVLMGDEVPPRREFIERNAKYANLDL, encoded by the coding sequence ATGTCAGAAAAGAGCAATAGTTATTCAGCGGAGAATATCCAGGTACTCGAAGGTCTCGAAGCCGTAAGGAAGCGTCCCGCAATGTACATTGGCGATGTAGGAAACCGGGGACTGCATCACCTGGTGTATGAGGTAGTTGATAACTCCATAGATGAAGCAATGGGAGGATATTGTGATGACATTAGAGTCATCATTCACCCTGATAACTCCGTAACCGTAACAGATAACGGGCGGGGTATTCCTGTGGAAATGCATAAAAAAGAAAACCGGTCAGCGCTGGAAGTTGTAATGACCGTGCTCCATGCAGGAGGTAAATTTGATAAAGACACATACAAGGTTTCAGGAGGCCTGCACGGAGTGGGTGTATCTTGTGTAAATGCGCTTTCAAGCCACCTCACGGCCGAGATTCACAGAAATGGGAAAAAGTATATTCAGGAATTCGAAAAGGGAAAACCCCTCTACAGTGTAAAAGAAATAGAAGATAGCGAAAAGACTGGAACCATTATCACTTTTACGGCTGATAACGGGATCTTCAATTCGGTGGTGTTTAAGTATGAAACCCTTGCCTCACGATTGCGGGAATTGTCCTTCCTGAACAAAGGCGTTCGACTCTCAATTACGGATGAGCGGGAACCGGACGATGAAGGGAAACCTCGCCATGAAGATTTTTATTCAGAGCTGGGCTTGATTGAATTTCTCCAATATCTGGATGGCAACAGAGAAACGCTAACCGTGGAACCTATGTATTTTGAAGGTGTAAAAAATGAAGTGCCGATTGAAATCGCATTTCAATACAATACCTCCTTCAGCGAAAACATGCATAGTTATGTGAATAACATCAATACAGTAGAGGGAGGAACCCATATTGCGGGATTTCGCAGGGCGCTTACCCGGACACTAAAGAACTACGCTGAAAAAGAAGGCCACCTCTCCAAAGTAAAATTCGAGATTAGTGGTGATGACTTCCGTGAGGGCCTTACCGGAGTGATCTCAATAAAGGTAGCTGAGCCGCAGTTTGAAGGCCAGACCAAAACCAAACTAGGGAACTCTGACGTAATGGGAGCGGTAGATGGTTTTGTATCAGAACACCTGAACAATTTCCTTGAAGAGCACCCCAAGGAAGGCAGGATGATCATCAATAAAGTAGTGCTGGCCGCTACAGCCCGCCACGCTGCCCGCAAAGCACGCGAAATGGTGCAGCGCAAGAATGCCTTCAGCGGACTGAACCTGCCGGGCAAGCTGGCAGACTGCTCTTCGAAAGATCCTTCAATCTCAGAAATTTACCTCGTGGAGGGTGAATCAGCAGGCGGAACCGCCAAGCAAGGCCGCGACCGCGTATTCCAGGCTATTCTGCCATTGAAGGGGAAGATCCTCAACGTGGAAAAGGCAATGGAATACAAGATCTACGAAAATGAGGAAATCAAGAACATGTTCACTGCGCTCGGCATCACCATAGGCACCGAGGAGGATGAAAAAGCACTGAACCTCAGCAGGCTCCGCTATCACAAAATCATCATTATGACGGATGCTGACGTGGACGGCAGCCACATCAGAACATTGGTTCTTACCCTCTTTTTCCGGTACATGCAGGATCTTATTAAAGGAGGATATTTATACATTGCCACGCCACCATTTTATCTGGTTCGTAAAGGCAAGGAAGAAGTTTACTGCTGGACCGATGAGGAAAGAGACCAAGCCATCGCACAACTTTCTGGCGAAAACCAGCGAACTTCTGTAAGTGTGCAGCGATATAAGGGTCTCGGTGAAATGAACGCAGAACAGCTCTGGCAAACCACCATGAATCCTGAGTTCCGCACATTGCGGCAGGTGACTATAGAAAGCGCAGCAGAATCTGATCATATTTTCAGTGTGCTTATGGGAGATGAAGTTCCGCCACGCAGAGAATTTATTGAGCGGAATGCAAAGTATGCCAACCTGGACCTGTAA
- a CDS encoding RimK/LysX family protein: MLIITDKQVIGRKEKVDFPSLNLMGVDAKIDTGAYTSALHCHDVRVFKQKRKTFVSFKLLDPSHPAYNNNQYSLPLYKVKQVKSSFGHSEKRYIIKTTIRLFDELLDLELSLADRSKMEYPVLLGRKLLKQRYIVDTDRINLSQKFVKARIKKNKPKHSST; this comes from the coding sequence ATGCTGATTATTACTGACAAACAGGTTATTGGCCGAAAGGAGAAGGTGGATTTTCCTTCATTAAATCTGATGGGTGTTGATGCAAAAATTGATACCGGTGCCTATACTTCGGCTCTTCATTGCCACGATGTCAGGGTTTTTAAGCAAAAACGTAAAACTTTCGTAAGCTTCAAATTGCTTGACCCTTCTCATCCTGCATATAATAACAATCAATATTCGCTGCCACTTTATAAGGTAAAGCAGGTAAAGAGTTCATTTGGCCACAGCGAGAAACGGTATATTATCAAAACTACCATCCGGTTGTTTGATGAACTGCTTGACCTGGAACTTTCCCTTGCCGATCGCAGTAAAATGGAATACCCCGTACTGCTGGGGCGAAAACTATTAAAGCAACGATATATTGTAGACACTGACAGGATTAATCTGTCTCAGAAATTTGTAAAAGCAAGAATAAAAAAGAACAAGCCCAAACACAGCAGCACCTAA
- a CDS encoding peptidylprolyl isomerase → MKTNNIWLILLLGFFAISSCKKDDDTEPIITPDPTDTIPDEKFEVININTTNGDIWIWLYDTTAQHKANFLKLAGEGFYDSTTFHRIIDGFMIQGGDPNSKDSDTTNDGTGGPGYTIPAEFVSTLTHVQGAVAAARQPDSVNPQKESSGSQFYIVENESGTPHLDENYTIFGQVMAGINVVETIAIQPKNQANNRPYADIKMTVKVAEKTEAELKTEFGWDIPQ, encoded by the coding sequence ATGAAAACAAACAACATCTGGCTGATACTCCTTTTGGGCTTCTTCGCCATCAGTTCCTGTAAAAAGGATGATGATACCGAACCCATTATAACACCTGATCCTACCGACACCATTCCTGATGAAAAATTTGAAGTGATAAATATCAACACCACCAACGGTGATATTTGGATTTGGCTATATGACACCACTGCGCAGCACAAAGCCAATTTCCTGAAACTTGCCGGTGAGGGATTTTATGATAGCACAACCTTCCACCGTATCATTGACGGTTTTATGATTCAGGGAGGCGACCCAAATTCCAAGGATTCCGACACAACCAATGATGGCACCGGAGGTCCTGGCTATACCATCCCGGCCGAATTTGTAAGTACACTCACGCACGTGCAGGGAGCAGTGGCTGCCGCCCGGCAGCCGGATTCTGTCAATCCGCAAAAAGAATCAAGCGGGTCGCAATTCTACATCGTTGAAAACGAAAGTGGCACACCTCATCTTGATGAAAACTACACTATATTCGGTCAGGTAATGGCCGGCATTAATGTAGTGGAAACCATAGCCATCCAGCCAAAGAACCAGGCCAATAACCGACCGTATGCTGATATTAAAATGACAGTAAAAGTGGCGGAAAAAACCGAAGCTGAGCTCAAGACCGAATTCGGCTGGGACATTCCTCAATAA
- the rimK gene encoding 30S ribosomal protein S6--L-glutamate ligase, with protein MKIAILSRNQSLYSTRRIIEAAEQRGHDVEIVDYLKCQVIVEKGKPIIYYHKKRLEDIDAIVPRIGASRTFFGSAVVRQFELMGVFSTVSSQAIVRSRDKLRSLQILAQEHIGLPKTAFASGPEDVASIIRHLGGTPIIIKLLEGTQGKGVVLAESVSAAKSALDAFYGLRVNIMIQEYIQEAKGSDLRAFIVNGVVVGSMMRTSAEGEFRSNLHMGGTGNPVKLSAEEKKMAVNAAKALGLKIAGVDLLRSNRGPLVMEVNSSPGLEGIEKASGKDIAGKIIQFIEDQRTRKLKGDKVGH; from the coding sequence ATGAAAATTGCTATTCTCTCAAGAAACCAAAGCCTTTATTCTACCCGCAGGATCATTGAAGCGGCAGAGCAGCGCGGGCATGATGTAGAGATCGTTGATTATTTGAAATGCCAGGTAATTGTGGAAAAGGGGAAACCCATTATTTATTATCACAAAAAAAGACTGGAGGATATTGATGCTATCGTTCCAAGAATTGGAGCTTCGCGGACTTTTTTCGGATCTGCCGTGGTGCGGCAATTTGAACTGATGGGCGTATTCTCCACCGTCAGTTCACAGGCGATTGTGCGTTCCAGGGATAAGCTCCGGAGCCTTCAGATCCTGGCGCAAGAACATATCGGACTGCCTAAAACGGCCTTCGCTTCAGGTCCGGAAGATGTGGCTTCCATAATCCGGCATTTAGGCGGCACGCCCATCATCATTAAGCTTCTCGAAGGAACGCAGGGAAAGGGCGTGGTACTGGCAGAAAGCGTAAGTGCCGCAAAATCAGCGCTGGATGCCTTTTATGGGCTGAGGGTGAATATCATGATCCAGGAATATATTCAGGAGGCGAAAGGCTCGGATTTGCGGGCCTTCATCGTAAATGGAGTAGTGGTGGGCAGTATGATGCGCACCAGCGCTGAAGGAGAATTCAGGAGCAATTTGCACATGGGCGGTACAGGAAACCCGGTAAAGCTTTCGGCAGAAGAGAAGAAAATGGCCGTAAACGCTGCCAAAGCGCTGGGGCTTAAGATTGCCGGAGTGGACCTTTTACGCAGCAACCGCGGCCCGCTGGTGATGGAGGTTAATTCTTCGCCCGGCCTTGAGGGAATTGAGAAGGCCTCAGGAAAGGATATTGCCGGGAAAATCATACAATTCATAGAAGACCAGCGCACACGGAAACTGAAAGGGGACAAGGTAGGGCACTGA
- the pyrR gene encoding bifunctional pyr operon transcriptional regulator/uracil phosphoribosyltransferase PyrR, producing the protein MNPVVLLEDKRFSIAVDRLCYELIENHSRFSNSVLIGLQPRGIYLAKNLYQRLLELQPDSVIQYGNLDATFYRDDFRRREMPIIPQPQEMNFVVEGKKVILVDDVLFTGRTVRSALDALVDFGRPEKVELLVLVDRRYSRHLPIEPDYVGITVDTRSSQRVKVDWQETDGANKVMLIN; encoded by the coding sequence ATGAATCCTGTGGTACTTTTAGAAGACAAACGATTTTCCATAGCAGTGGACAGGCTGTGCTATGAGCTGATCGAGAACCATTCGCGGTTTAGCAACAGCGTACTGATCGGTCTGCAGCCGAGAGGCATTTACCTCGCGAAAAATCTTTATCAGCGCCTGCTCGAACTTCAGCCGGATTCGGTAATTCAGTACGGAAATCTTGATGCTACTTTTTACCGCGATGATTTTCGCAGGCGGGAAATGCCCATCATTCCGCAGCCACAGGAGATGAATTTTGTGGTGGAAGGCAAAAAGGTAATCCTGGTGGATGACGTGCTGTTTACCGGCCGTACGGTGCGTTCAGCGCTGGATGCCCTCGTAGATTTTGGCCGGCCTGAAAAGGTGGAACTGTTAGTTTTGGTTGACAGGCGATACAGCCGCCACCTGCCAATTGAGCCCGATTATGTAGGGATCACCGTAGATACGCGCTCTTCTCAGCGGGTAAAGGTGGACTGGCAGGAAACGGACGGAGCAAATAAAGTGATGCTCATCAACTAA
- a CDS encoding shikimate kinase, producing MNIFLTGFMASGKTTYGRALAKAMNRTFVDLDEVIEATAGKSIAEIFSAEGEAAFRKMERMALLELKLKNGVVATGGGTACFADNMEYMNASGLTLYLKVPLQEIARRAVAEKNVRPLLENRTGNDLIALIAAKLREREAYYLQSAIILDPLHVSEKDLAKLLLARIDDQSSTLPL from the coding sequence ATGAATATTTTTTTAACAGGATTTATGGCATCCGGAAAGACCACTTATGGCAGGGCACTGGCGAAGGCAATGAATCGGACGTTCGTGGATTTGGATGAGGTAATTGAGGCCACGGCCGGTAAAAGCATTGCAGAGATCTTCAGTGCAGAGGGTGAAGCGGCTTTCCGTAAAATGGAGCGGATGGCGCTCCTCGAATTAAAGCTGAAAAATGGAGTGGTGGCAACCGGTGGAGGCACTGCCTGTTTTGCAGATAATATGGAATATATGAATGCTTCGGGCCTTACGCTCTACCTGAAAGTGCCTTTACAGGAAATCGCGAGACGGGCAGTTGCGGAGAAAAATGTGAGGCCATTGCTGGAAAACAGAACCGGAAATGATTTAATCGCGTTAATTGCAGCCAAACTGAGAGAAAGAGAAGCTTATTATCTGCAGTCAGCGATCATCCTTGATCCGCTGCATGTATCAGAAAAGGACTTAGCCAAATTGCTGCTTGCAAGAATTGACGATCAATCCTCAACTTTGCCTTTATAA
- a CDS encoding CpsB/CapC family capsule biosynthesis tyrosine phosphatase — protein sequence MGILNFLKKQPTPPELPQEELLVDIHSHLIPGIDDGAKNMERALQMAASMKKLGYKKLITTPHITGDFFRNTPEIILGGLSKLNEAIKQEGIDIEVEAAAEYYLDEWFMEKLNAGPLLTMGKKYLLVETSYWNEPAGFEETIFQIQVAGYKPVLAHPERYIFMQEDFSRYEKLLEKKVLFQINLLSLTKYYSPEAKLICEKLIDAGMAHFAGSDIHTPRHIPRLKEAMTSKYFRKLCKLPLLNNTLA from the coding sequence ATGGGAATTCTTAATTTTCTTAAAAAACAACCGACCCCTCCGGAACTGCCACAAGAGGAGTTGTTGGTGGACATCCATTCGCACCTGATACCCGGCATAGATGACGGAGCTAAAAATATGGAGAGAGCGCTACAAATGGCTGCATCCATGAAAAAGCTGGGCTATAAGAAGCTTATCACCACGCCTCACATTACGGGTGATTTCTTCAGGAATACTCCGGAGATTATCCTGGGCGGACTAAGCAAACTGAACGAAGCAATAAAGCAGGAAGGAATTGATATAGAGGTGGAGGCCGCAGCCGAATATTATCTTGATGAGTGGTTTATGGAAAAACTCAATGCCGGGCCGCTCCTCACAATGGGAAAGAAATATTTATTGGTTGAAACTTCTTACTGGAATGAACCTGCCGGATTTGAAGAAACCATTTTCCAGATCCAGGTTGCCGGATATAAACCTGTGCTGGCCCATCCTGAGCGATATATTTTTATGCAGGAAGATTTTTCCAGGTATGAAAAATTATTAGAGAAGAAGGTGCTTTTCCAGATCAACCTGCTCTCCCTCACGAAATACTATAGCCCGGAGGCGAAATTAATCTGCGAGAAACTGATAGACGCGGGAATGGCCCATTTTGCCGGCAGCGATATTCATACTCCGCGTCATATTCCTCGTTTAAAAGAAGCGATGACGTCCAAATATTTCCGCAAACTGTGCAAACTTCCGCTACTCAACAACACGCTCGCGTGA
- a CDS encoding ABC transporter ATP-binding protein: MRISFSNNILVLTLSQLRKWLSPKEKTHALLLLLGIAVGGITDVLSVAMFVPVIMMIANPDLISEQKYLSLFHEYFGEPSLIHFILMLLLCILIFFIIKTVYLLFIQHMQAQFAFNLSTRLSEKQVKRYFAKDYLFLKNNNSYGLVNNAMNVPTLFAFGIMIPGLSFFSELMIIILIGIGIGIYNLKLLIFLAVVLGPVIFISYYFIKNQVSRLGKKQIKLQPVAYESLHQAFKGFVDLKLHGKEEFFSQQFVQRQSGMHRLMTSIYTYNAAPHKILELGAVLAISLIFFYTLYFAGYFRAPIVFLSIFAAAAYRLLPSFNRIIGALISMKNYRHTIDILRESDEPAEAVQEKDTAAALPFALDKEIKVENVSFAYENMKGPLLDKLSFTIRKGDTLGIFGESGAGKSTFLYLLLRFLKPASGKIVVDGKDYSDIALADWHKHIGLVKQDLFVVNGSVEENIALGTEPAEVDRDKLAQAVKQAGLSDLVATLPSGLATEMGEGGVRFSSGQLQRIGIARALYKDADILLFDEATNAIDMETEQEILHSLRTLKSLKKTIIIIAHRMSTLKVCNRIILLKKGKALREYNYPELIASLTPEEFNTGEGFTQN, from the coding sequence ATGCGAATTTCTTTTTCAAATAATATCCTCGTTTTAACGCTTTCGCAACTCAGGAAGTGGCTGAGCCCGAAGGAAAAGACCCATGCGCTGCTGCTGCTGCTTGGAATTGCCGTGGGCGGGATCACAGATGTGCTCAGCGTAGCGATGTTTGTCCCGGTCATCATGATGATCGCTAATCCTGACCTTATCTCAGAGCAAAAATATCTCAGCCTTTTCCATGAATATTTCGGGGAGCCGAGCCTAATTCATTTTATCCTGATGCTGCTCCTTTGCATCCTGATTTTTTTTATTATTAAAACCGTTTACCTGCTTTTCATCCAGCATATGCAGGCGCAGTTTGCTTTCAACCTCTCCACACGCCTCAGCGAAAAACAGGTGAAGCGATATTTTGCCAAGGACTATCTCTTTCTCAAAAACAACAACAGCTATGGCCTGGTGAACAACGCCATGAACGTACCCACGCTCTTCGCCTTTGGTATTATGATTCCCGGCCTTTCTTTTTTCAGCGAATTGATGATCATTATTTTAATAGGCATTGGCATTGGGATATATAATTTAAAGCTGCTGATTTTCCTGGCGGTGGTGCTAGGCCCCGTCATCTTTATTTCATACTATTTCATAAAAAACCAGGTGAGCAGGCTGGGCAAGAAACAGATCAAACTGCAGCCGGTGGCTTACGAAAGCCTGCATCAGGCATTCAAAGGGTTTGTTGATTTAAAATTACATGGCAAGGAGGAGTTCTTTTCGCAGCAATTTGTGCAGCGGCAAAGCGGAATGCACCGCCTTATGACATCCATTTACACTTATAATGCGGCTCCTCACAAAATTCTGGAGTTGGGGGCAGTTCTGGCTATTTCGCTGATATTCTTTTATACCCTCTATTTTGCAGGGTATTTTCGTGCTCCGATAGTATTCCTCAGCATTTTTGCCGCAGCCGCTTATCGGTTGCTGCCTTCTTTCAACCGCATTATCGGAGCGCTGATCAGCATGAAAAACTACCGGCACACCATTGACATCCTCCGCGAATCAGACGAGCCTGCCGAAGCTGTGCAGGAAAAGGATACGGCAGCAGCCCTTCCGTTTGCGCTGGACAAAGAGATAAAGGTGGAAAATGTTTCGTTCGCTTATGAAAACATGAAAGGGCCTTTGCTGGACAAGCTTTCATTCACCATCAGAAAAGGCGATACACTCGGAATTTTTGGTGAATCGGGAGCGGGGAAAAGCACTTTCCTTTACCTGCTGTTGCGCTTCCTGAAGCCTGCCAGCGGAAAAATTGTGGTGGATGGGAAAGACTATTCTGATATTGCGCTGGCGGACTGGCATAAACACATTGGCCTGGTAAAGCAGGATCTTTTTGTTGTAAACGGAAGCGTGGAAGAAAATATAGCATTGGGAACGGAACCGGCAGAGGTAGACAGAGACAAACTTGCCCAGGCAGTGAAGCAGGCCGGACTCAGCGACCTGGTGGCCACCCTCCCCAGCGGATTGGCGACAGAAATGGGCGAAGGTGGGGTGCGGTTTTCATCCGGCCAGTTGCAGCGGATAGGCATAGCACGGGCCCTCTACAAGGATGCAGACATCCTCCTTTTTGACGAAGCCACCAATGCTATTGACATGGAAACCGAACAGGAAATTTTGCATTCGCTGCGCACCTTGAAAAGCCTGAAGAAAACAATTATCATCATAGCGCACAGGATGAGCACACTGAAGGTTTGCAACCGCATTATCCTCCTGAAAAAAGGAAAGGCCCTGCGTGAATATAATTATCCGGAACTTATTGCTTCGCTTACGCCTGAGGAGTTCAATACCGGTGAGGGATTTACGCAAAATTGA